In the Pedobacter cryoconitis genome, CACCGTAGAGTGATCTCTTCCGCCATAAAAGGCACCGATACTTTTCAAAGAAGACTTAGTCAGGCTTTTCGATAAATACATTGAAATCTGGCGTGCCTGTACAATTTCCCGTTTACGGGTTGGTGACTTCACCATCTCCACAGGCACTTCGAAATACTCACAAACCAGTTTCTGGATATAATCCATTGAAATCTCTTTCGTGGTATTTTTGATAAAGTTTTTCAGCATTGATTTAGCTAAACCAAGATCAATGTCTTTTTTATTCAATGTAGACTGTGCTAACAAGGAAACCATTGCTCCTTCCAGCTCACGTACATTGTTATCAATGTTATTCGCTACATATTCAACTACATCCGAAGGAAGTTCAATCCCGTCAGCATACATTTTTTTCCTTAAGATCGCGATCCTGGTTTCCAGATCAGGAATCTGCAAATCAGCAGAAAGTCCCCATTTGAAACGGCTCAACAAGCGTTCTTCAACACCTGAAAGGTCTTTTGGAGCTTTATCTGAAGTAATAATAATTTGTTTGCCCGACTGATGTAAGTGATTGAAAATATGGAAGAAAATATCCTGAGTTTTCTCTTTTCCGGCAAAGTTGTGGACATCATCCATGATAATTACATCCATTGCCTGGTAAAAGTTCACGAAATCATTAATTGTATTGTTCTTCAGAGACTCTACAAACTGCTGGCAGAATTTCTCACAAGACACATATATAACCAGTTTATCTGGCAGAGTACGTCTGATTTCATTACCAATAGCCTGTACAAGATGGGTTTTACCCAGTCCTACAGCACCATAGATCATTAATGGGTTAAATGATGTTGCACCTGGTTTTGCTGCTACAGCAAATCCTGCAGAACGCGCCAGGCGGTTACAATCACCTTCTACATAACTTTCAAAAGTATATTGAGAATTTAATTGAGGATCAACGTTAAGTTTTTTCAATCCTGGTATAATAAAAGGGTTTTTAATGTCCTTATTAATAGATACCGGAACTGGCATTGATTGTGTTTTAGAAGCAGCCCCATTTCCATTTGATGGCATACTGGTTGTATAGGGTGAACCGCTGTTTGACGACTTATCAACCACAATATTATATTCTAAACGTCCTTCTTCTCCCATTTGCTGTTTAACTGTCTTGCGCAATAAACCAACATAATGCTCTTCCAGCCATTCATAAAAGAATAAACTTGGCACCTGTACAGTTAATATGTTGCCTTCCAATTTTAATGCCGAAATCGGTTCGAACCAAGTTTTAAAACTTTGGACCGGGATATTATCCTTAATAATCTGGAGACAGTTATTCCATACTTCGGTACAAGTTTTTTGCATAGTTATTCTATAAATTAATGGTATTCGACTTAAACAACAACCAAATACGCTGCCGTTTTGGGAGTGCGAAGATCCTAAAAATTACCAACAAAAAATCATAAAATCTCACCTAATTCATAAGTCGCTAACAGGCAAAACGATAGCCAGTAAAAAAGCATCTTTTTTGTGGATAACTTATCCACATTGAAAATTCAGTGTTTATAACTATTGCTCAAATAAAAGGTTTTCATTCCTTAATACAGGACAATATTACCAAAAAAAGCCGACAAATCCAGCGCTGTTGATCAATCAGCAGGAGAGTCAAAAAAGAGAAGAGCGACATTTTGTCATTTACAAATTGTTTATATAACAATCATATGTATCTCATTTAAAATAAAATACATTAATCAATTGATTGAATAAGGTAAACAAACAACTAAATTAGCTATTGATTTTTGAACAAAGTGAACAGTTAGCGCAACTCAAATGGCCGTTCTGATTCATAGGGCCAGAAAAAATTTAAAAAGAAGAAAAAAATTTATCAGGGTTTTACACATTCCTGTAAAAGCAAGGGTAATCAGGGGAAGTAAAAGCCAGATTTCAGCTATGATTTACCCTAAAATAACTATACAATCTACAGTCATTCCAATAGCTCTTCCACTTGGTTTTAATAGCTAAATACGCCCGCTTTCTTCTATAATTTCACGGGCGCAGTTACAATTATTTAAATATTTTCAAGTTCAACCTCAATGTTGCCACGGGTAGCATTTGAGTAAGGACACACCTGATGGGCTTTCTCAG is a window encoding:
- the dnaA gene encoding chromosomal replication initiator protein DnaA, producing the protein MQKTCTEVWNNCLQIIKDNIPVQSFKTWFEPISALKLEGNILTVQVPSLFFYEWLEEHYVGLLRKTVKQQMGEEGRLEYNIVVDKSSNSGSPYTTSMPSNGNGAASKTQSMPVPVSINKDIKNPFIIPGLKKLNVDPQLNSQYTFESYVEGDCNRLARSAGFAVAAKPGATSFNPLMIYGAVGLGKTHLVQAIGNEIRRTLPDKLVIYVSCEKFCQQFVESLKNNTINDFVNFYQAMDVIIMDDVHNFAGKEKTQDIFFHIFNHLHQSGKQIIITSDKAPKDLSGVEERLLSRFKWGLSADLQIPDLETRIAILRKKMYADGIELPSDVVEYVANNIDNNVRELEGAMVSLLAQSTLNKKDIDLGLAKSMLKNFIKNTTKEISMDYIQKLVCEYFEVPVEMVKSPTRKREIVQARQISMYLSKSLTKSSLKSIGAFYGGRDHSTVIYACQTVEDLIDTDKKFKGYVNDIQKKLKMS